Proteins encoded within one genomic window of Pseudorasbora parva isolate DD20220531a chromosome 3, ASM2467924v1, whole genome shotgun sequence:
- the mymk gene encoding protein myomaker, producing the protein MGAFIAKMLLPTISSLVFLPAASVAAKRGFHMEAMVYFFTMFFIAIYHACDGPGLSILCFMKYEILEYFSVYGTAISMWVTLLALGDFDEPKRSSLTMFGVLTAAVRIYQDRLGYGIYSGPIGTAVFMITVKWLQKMKEKKGLYPDKSVYTQQVGPGFCFGALALMLRFYFEEWDYAYVHSFYHVSLAVSFILVLPKKNRYAGTGRNAAKLNCYTLCCCV; encoded by the exons ATGGGAGCGTTTATCGCAAAGATGTTGCTGCCCACCATCAGCAGTTTGGTGTTCCTGCCTGCAGCCAGTGTGGCCGCCAAGAGGGGCTTCCACATGGAGGCCATGGTCTATTTCTTCACAATGTTCTTCATAGCG ATTTACCATGCATGTGATGGTCCGGGCCTGTCCATTCTCTGTTTCATGAAGTATGAGATTCTGGAGTACTTCAGCGTGTACGGCACAGCTATCTCCATGTGGGTCACACTACTAG CACTGGGAGATTTTGATGAACCCAAGCGCTCTTCGCTCACCATGTTTGGTGTGTTGACCGCGGCTGTGAGGATCTACCAGGACCGCTTGGGCTACGGCATCTATTCCGGCCCCATTGGGACAGCTGTCTTTATGATAACAGTCAAATGG TTACAAAAAATGAAGGAAAAGAAAGGCCTTTATCCAGACAAAAGTGTTTACACTCAACAAGTGGGGCCAGGGTTCTGTTTTGGTGCTCTTGCTTTGATGCTTCGCTTCTATTTTGAG GAATGGGACTACGCTTATGTTCACAGTTTCTACCACGTGTCACTGGCTGTGTCCTTCATTCTGGTGCTGCCCAAGAAGAACCGCTATGCCGGAACAGGACGCAATGCAGCCAAACTTAACTGCTACACCCTCTGCTGCTGTGTATGA